The segment GTGGTTATGTATAGTAGCTTACCCGAAGATACATCTGAGCCTGAGACTGGTTGAGGGGTGGAGAGGTGGTATTCCCCAGGAGCACAGACTGGGTAAGAGTAGTAGCACTGGGGGAGCTCACGCTCTGAGAACGGCTGATGAGCTGAGCGGCAGATGTGGTAGCCAGATTGATCTGTgtgatagaaaaagaacaagaccTATGGATGGTTGAGAAGATTTAAAGGGGACAGCAACCCTCATGTTTCCCTTCTAATAAATCTAGCATTACAATCAAGATTAGGTCATCTTCCCCCAGAGCACATACCCCCTCAGGCAGGGTCAAAGGAAAGGAGGATCATGACTCCTCATGGATACAAGGCTGAGGAGGCACACTACTACTTGCTTGTCACCTCACATTCTGCAGGTCCAAGACATCATTTGCTATCAGCCATTAGATTCTGCACACTGTACTCCTGGTCAGAGAAGCACAGGACAGTAGCCTTTCCTCACAGGGCTACTCTGAGTGCTGGTCACATCCCAGGGATAGATATTTCCCCctagtttcatttttctcattatttatgTCTGCTATAAAGACAGATTCAAATAACTCATCTCCTTGTTCTTATTTTCTataaaggagaagaaagcctTTGTTATTAGCCTGAATTGGCTAGGTTCCCAAACTCAAACAGAGATAGCAAGGTATCTTAGTGGATATTGCTAGGCCCTAGATCAGtaagaccctgagttcaaatccagcgttgtgcacttaatagctatgtggccctaagcaagccacttaaccatcGTTGACCTTGGTTTCCCCATATATGTTGTACTGACCTCccaaagttattgtgagaattaagtgagatcatatttgtaaagtgcttagcacttatGGGCACATGGGGGCacctagtaaatgcttattccctcctctacctttccctttctcaaacACTGGAAGTGCTATATCAGGTCCCCTAGTGGGAAGGAGTACTTACTGAGGCCTGAGTAGTAGTGGTCTGCTGGGGTGTGCTGGTGCTTGGGGAGCTGGCTTGTCGACTGGCTGCAATTGTAGCCTGCgtagaacaaaagaaagaagagagagcacaGAGACGAGGAAAGACCCTGAGTCTTCCAATAACAAATGACACATATAAGTATACAAATAATCCCTGGTGAGGATAGAGAGCTTTTATTACAGAGTATGTAGACAGAAGGTATTCTCACCTTTTGTTTTGGTTGTTGCAAAGCAGTTTTACATGTGCAACTATGATGACCTTCTACAGCCTCAGTGGGGCACACAAGATGTCAATATTCTTATTTCCACTTCTTAGATAAGTAAAACTTAGGATCAGAAGGCCCTCTTGTAAAGTTACATCATGAATCAGTACTGAGATGAGACCTTAGAAATTCTAACTCTTGGGCTGGCTCTCCACTGACTCAAGACTCTAGCAGTGTCAAaggattccccctcccccaaaggaggacaagagacagaggagagactcTATCCCCAGCCCTACTTGGTGTATATGCAATGCTCTTCACAAGTCCCCCCTACCCACCTGTGGTGCCTGTCCCCTCCCTCTTGGGCCAGCTGGCTGCTGACCTCTCACCTGCTGGACGGCAGCCAGGCTGTGCAGCTGGGCATTGCTGAGCTGCTGCTGAAGCATGAACTGGTGGAAGTACTGGGCTGCATTAGGCTGTCTCTGTAGTGCTTGCAGGGCCTGAAAGAAACAAAGTCACTCAGAATGGGGAACTGCTGACTCCTAATCTATCTGTGCTGCTATGAGTCAGTTAGAAAAGGAGAGGCCAGGTAGAGGTGGAAGCCAGGGATATATACAACAGCAAGCTGGTTTTGTCCTTGAGGAATTGAGTAACTGTTCTATTTGGACCAATATTCTACGTGAAGCAATGGGTACAAGCTGTACCAAGCTGTCCAAGTTGGTATGTCAAAAAGGAGAACAGTGAAAACTCATACAAATCCATATTTCTCAAACTGAGATCTCTGCCTCTCTActatagaaaggaaaagaggatatTCTAAGGGGGAAATAAACAGTAGGTGAGGGCATTTTAGGAGAAGGAGATTAAAAACCAAAGCCATGGTTCCCAGGAAGGCAATGTAACatcaagtgagagaagaggagataacaataatagtaacaatgGATATTAATGGAGTCATTAAAGTTGGCAAAGGGATTTACttgtatcatttcatttgatttgaaAGGTGGTAAAATGTTTTTAACCTAGCACTCTAGAAATCAGATTTTTCAATTAACTGGCATTCTAAAAATGTACAATAATAACCGAGGCTTATAATTATGACCCCAGACTACTGCAGAACCTGTAATGACTTGCTCCAATAATCACAGATATAGGTTACTCCACTTCCAAACAATGACAAATAACAGAAACTTCATGtgcaaaaatatgaaaagagacaCAGTAAATGTAACCATATGATCCAAAATGACATAGAAGCgagatcacagaatttcagagcctGAATGGGCCTTAGAGGTCACaaagtccaatctcttcattttataaatgagcaaattgaggctcagaagggTCAAGTGATatggtcacatgggtagtaacaGAGCTTGAATCTGAATCCACACCAATTCTACTCTATCACCTTGCTCCTCAAGGTCAGTAGATGCCAAATCTGACATAAGCATCAGAAATAGACAGTTACATGAATAGAGCAATGCCACTGACCCTACCACTTACTTCTGATTCTTTGTATTCTGCTTGTCCAGATCTTTTTGGAAGTACAGAAAGTACACAGTTCTGAAACTGAAAGACATCACCTAGTTATGCCCCTtagctttacaaatgaggaagcccAGGTAATGGATTATCTATCTTGCTATGTCCTTGCCCATCCCACAACGCACAGCCTTCTTACCTGCACCGCCTGCCGCTCATATAGTGACATCTGAGCTATCTGGGGGCGAGCGCTGCCCCCTGAGCTGGAGCTCCCATTAGTGGAGTTGGAGTTCTGTTCACTCTCAGTTTCCATTACAGCAATCCAGGGCCCCAAAGCTAATGCTCTGAATGTGAGACCTAGATGGAAGCAAAATCAGTAAAGTCATAAACCAATCCAAAATAGCACTCCCCCCTCCACTTATTATTCTAGGTCaggaaaaaaccaaaatagaGTAATCTTCCTTTGCTAGGCCTTCACCTTCTACATTCTTAGAACTCCCATAACTACCAATCACAACTCTCCACTGTACTGAGACATTATATCtaccctcctccaccccaaactCCTGTACTCTTTTGAAGTTACAGATCTCCCAAATACTGTTTTTTCTCAAAGCTGTCAATAGATAAGAGGAACTCAATGGTCTTTAGTAAAGAAATTTATTGCAACAAtaccaaaggaaggcaaaaaaaattcaaagccTTCTCCTGCTACCTTTTAATTTTGATTCAGTGAGATGACAgggcaaatattattttttttattttacaagtgCAGAAACTAGGGCATagaaaggttaagttacttgcctaaagCCAAGAAGTTAAATTAATGAAAGAATCAGAGCTTGAATCCTTGCCTATCTTTAGCTCTGATCCTAGTTTAGGCATGTCACTTCATGCCTCAGTTCCTCCATCTTTAAAAAGGCTTGCCAACAATGTTGTATAAGAATTTCACATACCCatgtaagaaaattaaaaatatccaagaaaatttcaaaagagaATAAGGTTTGgtgttttaactttttaaaagagtCCTCCCTTTACCCCACCAAATACACAAAACCTCTAAAAATCCTGGGACTGAAACATGTAAAAGTAATGCCAAAGTCTACCATCATCTAGtagttcaaccccctcacttAACAGATGGAGAAAACAAGGTTCAGGAGGTGAAGGGCCTCACCCCTGATCACAAGGTGAGTTAGCGGAAATTCAAAACCAGAATTTGACTCTACAGACTCCTATCCTAGTCTCAAGCTCTTTCCTTAAAGCGATTTCCAAACGCTGCTAAAAACCAGTTAAAGGGACAGAAGGAAGAAGTATGCATGCGCTCGCAAACCACTTTTTCCGAACTCAACTCGCTGAGTCGAGGCTATCTACAACCACCTCTGCCTGATGTGGACAGGTGAGGAAAGCGGTGACCCGCCTCCTAAGAAGTGGAAGGTCAGCAGAGCATTGTTTGGCTCAGAAATGAAAGAGATCCAGTCAGATTTCCTGCGGAGGGCTGTCAGGGATTCCATTCTATTGAATGAAACCATAAGGAGCGGTCCTAGGAAACTGataaaaatcaagagagaggaCCATGACAGGAGCTCTGGGGACGTTCTTCTCTCTCCCCGCAGGGCTGATCCTCCCCACCGCTTCCATCCACAGTTAAATCGGGGGTGCTCTTTAAGTCAACGGAGTGGCACCACGCCGGGACCTGCTCTGCCTTCTACACCTCCTACCTGAGATCCTAAAGCCCTCCGAAGCCTATCCATAACGGTGAAAAGGCGCACACCTTTCCTGGCTTTCTTACAGCCTGGGCACCAGGGAAGGCTCCAAAGACCCCTGAATTCTGGGACCTCCAAACTACTGCTGAGGACAGAACATGAAAAAGGAAAGTGCAAGCGTGTTCAGCACAGCCAACTCGGAGCGGACGAGGCGGGCGGGAGCCCCGCTGCAAGGGAAATGTCCCAGGACAGACAGAGCCCGAAGGAGGACAGGCGGACGCGGGTGGGTGTGTGCGAAGGGGCCGGGGCACTgtcaagagaagggaagaaagccaAACGCGCCGGGGTCCTCGGGGCGCTCAGGAGTCCGAGtcgggggaaggagggagagggagcagAGGCAGAGGATTAGGAAACGGCTGGGGGACGGGGGCCGACAAGGGACCGCAGGAACCCGAAAGTTGGAGGCAGAAAATGAATGGGGGGCAGACCCCCTGGAGGTGGccgggggaggaggaggaggcgggggTCGGCCTGGCCCAGGGGCCCGGGAGGCAGCGGACCCGAGGACCGGGGAGGGGGCGGCGGCGGTGCGGGGGCCGAGCCCTCACGACGGCGGCGGTTACCTTCACGCCCGGCTCGGCCCCCGGGGCCTCCCGGGACGCATCCACCTCGGGTGTCGGGGAATCCCCAGTCGCCGGCGCCGGGGGGGCGGGGACGGAGCCCCGGGGCCGAGGTGCGGGCGGGGGGTCCGGGCGGGCCTCGGctccgcggcggcggcggcgggggcagCGGGCTCCgcgcctcctccctccccagcctggAGGGAAGGGGGGCGGGGTGGCCGAGCGACGGTCCCGGCCGCAGCGCGCCCGCCCGCCCGCCGggctcctcctcctgctcctcctcggCCGGGGCCGGGCCGGGCAGCGGGCACTGGCGGCAGCTCCGCTCCGGCCTCCGGGGCTCCCTCCAGGGCCCTGTCACTTCCTGCCAAGCGGGGAGGAGGGGGCGGGTGGGCTGGCAGGCTGGGGATGGAGGAGAGGGGGCCTGGTGGAGGAGGTGCTTCCGGGGCAGCCCGATCCCTccactcctctccctctcctctcctctcctccctccctccctcgcttCCCTCGTTTCCTGCCCGGGCCCGTTGCCATGGCGACGCAGCTCTTAGGCCTCCCTCGGCCAGGCTGGGCCCCagttcctccccctcccccccaaccccctcgACCCTCTTTCTCTGTTCTGCCTCTTGGTTGGACGGATGAGGGGGCCGAAGTGCTGACTAGCGGGGGCTCACCGAGAGAGGGGGTGATGGGAGGTGGGCTCGAGCATctgggaatggggggaggggaggagaagggggaaatggaGGGGGTGGGCTCGAGCATCTGggaatgggggagagagggggagggggagatggaggGTGGTGGGAGTGGACTCTAGCATCtgggaatgggggag is part of the Notamacropus eugenii isolate mMacEug1 chromosome 3, mMacEug1.pri_v2, whole genome shotgun sequence genome and harbors:
- the LOC140531939 gene encoding uncharacterized protein, translated to MRSQTTFSELNSLSRGYLQPPLPDVDRKVQACSAQPTRSGRGGREPRCKGNVPGQTEPEGGQADAGGCVRRGRGTVKRREESQTRRGPRGAQESESGEGGRGSRGRGLGNGWGTGADKGPQEPESWRQKMNGGQTPWRWPGEEEEAGVGLAQGPGRQRTRGPGRGRRRCGGRALTTAAVTFTPGSAPGASRDASTSGVGESPVAGAGGAGTEPRGRGAGGGSGRASAPRRRRRGQRAPRLLPPQPGGKGGGVAERRSRPQRARPPAGLLLLLLLGRGRAGQRALAAAPLRPPGLPPGPCHFLPSGEEGAGGLAGWGWRRGGLVEEVLPGQPDPSTPLPLLSSPPSLPRFPRFLPGPVAMATQLLGLPRPGWAPVPPPPPQPPRPSFSVLPLGWTDEGAEVLTSGGSPREGVMGE